Proteins encoded together in one Lathyrus oleraceus cultivar Zhongwan6 chromosome 5, CAAS_Psat_ZW6_1.0, whole genome shotgun sequence window:
- the LOC127079783 gene encoding uncharacterized protein LOC127079783, whose amino-acid sequence MSQPCVSIMSKHSKEQSNPKNIGTKIDLSNVITDVVPLSIVPVHATPMRKAKTSSSRKGKPSKVSTSSTPSMIARNMNAPEPPTMLKPLKTVIDLDSDDITIGQRLAPGIAKRLKNRKCQAIGSSNTPSKSVRKRASVSPTKRWNKVVTPVPKKKSLKRKEVPSESSYSDHDVKHNFQDIISTSIKQTHGKKIPANIPEVPFDNISFHSVENVEKWKFIYQRRLALERELGKYAFECKEVTSLIQEARLMKTVIGFGKCYEILVKEFIVNIFKECDNKRSKEFRKVYVRGRCVDFSPKIINRFLGRNEEEQAEIKVSDNVICKVFTVKQVKEWPRKGKLSTSALSVKYV is encoded by the exons ATGTCTCAACCTTGTGTCTCCATTATGAGCAAACACTCCAAAGAGCAATCAAACCCTAAAAATATTGGTACTAAGATAGATCTCTCTAATGTCATTACTGATGTTGTTCCCCTATCGATCGTTCCTGTCCATGCAACTCCTATGAGAAAGGCTAAAACTTCTTCTTCAAGGAAAGGCAAGCCTTCTAAAGTAAGTACCTCTTCCACTCCTTCCATGATTGCTAGAAATATGAATGCTCCTGAACCCCCAACT ATGTTAAAGCCTCTGAAAACAGTAATAGACCTAGACTCTGATGATATTACCATCGGTCAAAGACTGGCTCCTGGGATAGCTAAAAGGTTGAAGAACAGAAAATGTCAAGCTATTGGATCCTCTAACACACCCTCCAAGTCTGTCAGGAAAAGAGCTAGTGTTAGTCCCACAAAAAGATGGAACAAGGTGGTTACTCCCGTTCCTAAGAAGAAATCCCTGAAAAGGAAGGAAGTTCCTTCTGAGTCTAGTTATTCTGACCATGATGTCAAACATAATTTTCAGGACATCATCTCTACTTCCATAAAGCAAACCCATGGGAAGAAGATACCAGCTAATATCCCTGAAGTTCCATTTGACAACATTTCATTTCACTCTGTGGAGAATGTTGAAAAATGGAAATTTATTTATCAAAGAAGATTAGCATTGGAAAGGGAATTGGGGAAATATGCTTTTGAATGTAAAGAGGTGACGAGTCTGATTCAAGAGGCTAGATTAATGAAAACTGTAATTGGTTTTGGCAAGTGTTATGAAATACTTGTCAAAGAATTTATCGTGAATATCTTCAAGGAATGTGACAACAAGAGGAGCAAGGAGTTTAGAAAAGTCTATGTCAGAGGAAGATGTGTGGATTTTTCTCCTAAAATAATCAACAGGTTCTTGGGCAGAAATGAAGAAGAACAAGCTGAAATTAAAGTCTCTGACAATGTCATCTGCAAAGTTTTTACTGTTAAGCAAGTGAAGGAATGGCCAAGAAAAGGGAAACTGTCTACTAGTGCCTTGAGTGTCAAgtatgtgtaa